One Williamsia phyllosphaerae DNA segment encodes these proteins:
- a CDS encoding PPA1309 family protein, giving the protein MEAVTDPDFPPLSSDALGIAVREVVEFVDANGWGQPATLFALVPTAVVAQTQPDLADALEGTELTLIEQDPLPVSVDSGLTELEYVLGTTSWPSSVAGCALVQEIIVLPPEAETDLDEALVPLLADPDAADSAARQAAEEHPESTTGRLVAAVLRDGQSLSLLQLQPPAGSDDDGPIELLAHPELAPNLLAALATTLVNDPDDF; this is encoded by the coding sequence ATGGAGGCCGTGACCGACCCGGACTTCCCACCCCTGTCATCCGATGCCCTCGGCATCGCCGTCCGCGAGGTCGTCGAGTTCGTCGACGCGAACGGTTGGGGTCAGCCTGCCACCCTTTTCGCGCTCGTACCGACCGCCGTGGTGGCCCAGACCCAACCCGATCTCGCCGACGCCCTCGAGGGCACCGAGCTGACCCTGATCGAACAGGATCCGCTCCCGGTGTCCGTCGACAGCGGGCTCACCGAGCTCGAGTACGTCCTGGGCACCACCAGCTGGCCGTCCTCGGTGGCCGGGTGCGCCCTGGTGCAGGAGATCATCGTGCTGCCGCCCGAGGCCGAGACCGACCTCGACGAGGCGCTCGTCCCGCTGCTGGCCGATCCCGATGCCGCCGACTCCGCCGCCCGGCAGGCCGCCGAGGAGCATCCCGAGTCGACCACCGGCCGACTGGTGGCCGCGGTGCTGCGCGACGGTCAGTCGCTGAGCCTCCTGCAGTTGCAGCCGCCGGCCGGATCCGACGACGACGGACCGATCGAACTGCTCGCCCATCCCGAACTGGCACCCAACCTGCTGGCCGCGCTGGCCACGACCCTGGTCAACGACCCCGACGACTTCTGA
- a CDS encoding YlbL family protein: MVTLGVTLALLIVLVMVGAFVRVPYVSLGPGPTVNTLGTIEDKQVVMISGAPVRPTDGHLNLTTVSVTDGLTLFQAMGMWLSGRDALQPREQVYPPDKSTDEVRKDDVAQFSGSEDSATVAALKYLKRPVALEVTVDPKGPAAGVLRDGDRVVTVNGAAVSTADQLRSAVSGLRPGTRVVLGVPQGAAVATRTVTLGARPDAKDKGYLGVTPAEVNADPSLKIGFNVGDIGGPSAGLMLTLGIIDKLGDQNLTGGRFIAGTGTITDDGEVGEIGGITHKTRAAREAGATEFLVPEGNCAEARSDVPDGLTLLKVGTLNDAVSALSAVRSGRDAPRC, translated from the coding sequence ATGGTGACCCTGGGGGTCACCCTGGCGTTGCTCATCGTGTTGGTGATGGTCGGCGCCTTCGTGCGTGTGCCGTACGTGAGCCTCGGGCCGGGGCCGACGGTGAACACCCTCGGGACGATCGAGGACAAACAGGTCGTCATGATCAGCGGTGCGCCGGTGCGCCCGACCGACGGCCACCTGAACCTGACGACGGTGTCGGTGACGGACGGACTGACCCTGTTCCAGGCGATGGGGATGTGGCTGTCGGGTCGCGATGCCCTGCAGCCGCGTGAACAGGTCTACCCGCCGGACAAGAGCACCGACGAGGTCCGCAAGGACGACGTCGCGCAGTTCTCCGGCTCCGAGGACTCCGCCACCGTCGCGGCGTTGAAGTATCTCAAACGCCCGGTCGCCCTCGAGGTCACGGTGGACCCGAAGGGCCCGGCCGCGGGCGTGCTGCGCGACGGCGACCGCGTCGTCACCGTCAACGGCGCCGCGGTGTCCACGGCCGATCAGCTGCGTTCCGCGGTCTCCGGCCTACGCCCGGGGACCCGGGTCGTCCTCGGCGTTCCGCAGGGCGCGGCGGTCGCGACACGCACGGTCACCCTCGGGGCCCGGCCCGACGCGAAGGACAAGGGCTATCTGGGTGTCACGCCCGCCGAGGTCAACGCCGACCCGTCGCTGAAGATCGGCTTCAACGTCGGCGACATCGGCGGACCGTCGGCCGGTCTGATGCTGACGCTCGGGATCATCGACAAGCTCGGCGATCAGAACCTGACCGGCGGTCGGTTCATCGCGGGCACCGGCACCATCACCGACGACGGCGAGGTCGGCGAGATCGGCGGGATCACCCACAAGACGCGTGCGGCCCGCGAGGCCGGCGCCACCGAGTTCCTGGTCCCCGAGGGCAACTGCGCCGAGGCGCGTTCGGATGTCCCCGACGGCCTGACGCTGCTCAAGGTCGGCACCCTGAACGACGCCGTGTCGGCGTTGTCGGCGGTCCGATCCGGCCGGGACGCACCGAGATGCTGA
- a CDS encoding zinc-dependent metalloprotease, giving the protein MNDLPFGFSSASGDDDSSRKPDRGSGDGSSGSGAGGSDPFGLGGQNPFGGGGGFDPNALGQMLSQLGSMISGMGSGAGSGGGGGPVNYDVATNLARQQIGNFAVLDPKQIAAVTDAVHLAELWLDGVTTLPAGVSRSTAWTPVQWLEETLPTWKRLCDPVAAQIAGTWATGLPEEAQQFAGPMMGMLSQMGGMAFGTQLGQGLGQLGKEVLSSTDIGLPLAPEGTAVLLPEAIAAFADGLEQPAQEIIVFLAAREAAHVRLFTHVPWLRQRLLATVEEYARGITMDFSGIQEAAANLDPTELLSNPSKIEELMASGTSFEPTTTPEQKAALARLETMLALIEGWVEHVVAKALSDRIPSAGALAETMRRRRATGGPAEQTFATLVGLELRPRKLREAADLWEKLLASSDVSTRDGVWAHPDLMPDSDDVDNPSAFIDRVIGGDVSSFDDPIAELEKTMAAEAAEKKASLEKDPPADDTDGDGPADPDEDADKA; this is encoded by the coding sequence ATGAATGACCTGCCCTTCGGTTTCAGTTCGGCCAGCGGTGACGACGACTCCTCACGGAAGCCCGATCGCGGTTCCGGCGACGGCTCCTCGGGCTCCGGTGCCGGCGGGTCCGACCCGTTCGGTCTGGGTGGTCAGAACCCGTTCGGCGGTGGCGGTGGGTTCGACCCCAACGCCCTCGGTCAGATGCTGTCGCAGCTGGGCTCGATGATCAGCGGGATGGGATCCGGCGCCGGCTCGGGTGGCGGTGGCGGTCCGGTCAACTACGACGTGGCCACCAACCTCGCCCGGCAGCAGATCGGCAACTTCGCGGTCCTCGACCCCAAGCAGATCGCGGCGGTCACCGACGCGGTGCATCTCGCCGAGCTGTGGCTCGACGGTGTGACGACGCTGCCCGCCGGGGTGTCGCGCTCGACCGCGTGGACTCCGGTGCAGTGGCTCGAGGAGACGCTGCCAACGTGGAAGCGGCTGTGCGACCCGGTCGCGGCGCAGATCGCGGGAACCTGGGCGACAGGGCTACCCGAGGAGGCGCAACAGTTCGCCGGTCCGATGATGGGCATGCTCTCGCAGATGGGCGGGATGGCGTTCGGCACGCAGCTCGGTCAGGGTCTCGGCCAGCTCGGCAAGGAGGTCCTCAGCTCGACCGACATCGGGCTGCCGTTGGCACCCGAGGGCACCGCGGTCCTGCTGCCCGAGGCGATCGCGGCGTTCGCCGACGGTCTGGAGCAGCCGGCCCAGGAGATCATCGTCTTCCTCGCCGCGCGCGAGGCGGCCCACGTCCGCCTCTTCACCCACGTGCCGTGGCTGCGTCAGCGGCTGCTCGCGACGGTCGAGGAGTACGCGCGCGGCATCACCATGGACTTCTCCGGGATCCAGGAGGCGGCCGCCAACCTCGACCCCACCGAGCTGCTGTCGAACCCGTCGAAGATCGAGGAGCTCATGGCCTCGGGCACGTCGTTCGAGCCGACCACCACCCCCGAGCAGAAGGCCGCCCTCGCGCGTCTGGAGACGATGCTCGCCCTCATCGAGGGGTGGGTCGAACACGTTGTCGCCAAGGCACTCTCGGACCGGATCCCCAGTGCGGGTGCGTTGGCCGAGACAATGCGGCGCAGGCGCGCCACCGGCGGCCCGGCCGAGCAGACCTTCGCGACCCTGGTGGGGCTCGAACTGCGGCCGCGCAAGCTCCGGGAGGCCGCGGACCTGTGGGAGAAGCTCCTCGCGAGCAGCGACGTCAGCACCCGCGACGGCGTCTGGGCCCACCCGGACCTGATGCCCGATTCCGACGACGTCGACAACCCGTCCGCCTTCATCGACCGGGTGATCGGCGGCGACGTCAGCTCGTTCGACGACCCCATCGCGGAGCTGGAGAAGACGATGGCCGCCGAGGCCGCCGAGAAGAAGGCGTCGCTGGAGAAGGACCCGCCCGCCGACGACACCGACGGCGACGGTCCGGCCGATCCCGACGAGGACGCCGACAAGGCCTGA
- a CDS encoding ABC1 kinase family protein: MADITEGRGRRNAKLAALPLGMAGRAAAGFGKRLAGGDKDEINQEFMEKAAEQLFAVLGELKGGAMKVGQALSVMEAAVPDEFGEPFREALTKLQAEAPPMPAKRVHQVLDSQLGTKWRERFREFSETPAASASIGQVHRGVWSDGREVAIKVQYPGADHALRADLKTLSRMSSLMQRMSPGTDVRALMDELIARTEDELNYLGEADNQRAFAAEFDGDPEFLVPKIVASAPKVVVSEWITGTPLSQIIASGTQAQRNDAATKLATFEVSSPSRVGLLHGDPHPGNFQILDDGRLAIFDFGAVGHYPDGLPPATGPILRLARNHDYPALIEKMIEAKFILERNRERVSAEDIESYLRTYVDPLTADSFHFTRKWLQRAVGKATDLKGDVYRTSRHLNVPPEYVMVFRVLGGCVGIAAQLDAEAPYSKIMERWVPGLAD; the protein is encoded by the coding sequence ATGGCGGATATCACGGAGGGACGCGGGCGACGCAACGCGAAGCTCGCGGCGCTCCCCTTGGGCATGGCGGGTCGGGCGGCAGCCGGGTTCGGAAAGCGTCTCGCGGGTGGGGACAAGGACGAGATCAACCAGGAATTCATGGAGAAGGCCGCCGAACAGTTGTTCGCGGTTCTCGGTGAGCTCAAGGGCGGCGCCATGAAGGTGGGCCAGGCCCTGTCGGTGATGGAGGCCGCGGTCCCCGACGAGTTCGGCGAGCCGTTCCGCGAGGCCCTGACCAAGTTGCAGGCCGAGGCGCCACCGATGCCCGCCAAACGGGTCCACCAGGTCCTCGACTCCCAGCTCGGCACCAAGTGGCGCGAACGGTTCCGGGAGTTCTCCGAGACCCCCGCCGCGTCGGCGAGCATCGGGCAGGTGCACCGCGGAGTCTGGTCGGACGGCCGCGAGGTCGCCATCAAGGTCCAGTATCCGGGCGCCGACCACGCATTGCGCGCCGACCTGAAGACGCTCTCGCGCATGTCGAGTCTGATGCAGCGCATGTCGCCGGGTACCGACGTCCGTGCCCTGATGGACGAGCTCATCGCCCGTACCGAGGACGAGCTGAACTACCTCGGCGAGGCCGACAACCAGCGCGCCTTCGCCGCCGAGTTCGACGGCGACCCCGAGTTCCTGGTCCCGAAGATCGTGGCGAGCGCACCCAAGGTGGTCGTCAGCGAGTGGATCACCGGGACGCCGCTGTCGCAGATCATCGCCTCGGGGACCCAGGCCCAGCGCAACGACGCCGCCACCAAGCTGGCGACGTTCGAGGTGTCCTCGCCGTCGCGCGTGGGTCTCCTGCACGGCGATCCCCACCCCGGCAACTTCCAGATACTCGACGACGGCCGGCTCGCGATCTTCGACTTCGGCGCGGTCGGGCACTATCCGGACGGGCTCCCGCCCGCCACCGGCCCGATCCTGCGCCTGGCGCGCAACCACGACTACCCCGCGCTGATCGAGAAGATGATCGAGGCCAAGTTCATCCTGGAGCGCAATCGCGAACGGGTCAGCGCCGAAGACATCGAGTCGTACCTGCGCACCTACGTCGATCCGCTGACCGCGGACTCGTTCCACTTCACCCGCAAATGGCTTCAGCGCGCGGTCGGCAAGGCGACCGACCTCAAGGGCGACGTCTACCGGACCTCACGCCACCTCAACGTCCCGCCGGAGTACGTCATGGTGTTCCGGGTGCTCGGCGGATGCGTCGGCATCGCCGCGCAGCTCGACGCCGAGGCCCCGTACAGCAAGATCATGGAGCGCTGGGTTCCCGGCCTGGCCGACTGA
- a CDS encoding WhiB family transcriptional regulator, giving the protein MTAPATPLTVSITTDDLSALSAEDSCTSADQVSTLPCRVADPDLWFAENPTELEQAKALCTQCPLRRECLAAALERAEPWGVWGGEILDQGTVIARKRPRGRPRKHPVAA; this is encoded by the coding sequence ATGACCGCGCCGGCCACACCGTTGACCGTATCGATCACCACCGACGACCTGTCCGCCCTCTCCGCCGAGGACTCCTGTACCTCGGCGGACCAGGTGAGCACGCTGCCCTGCCGGGTGGCCGACCCCGACCTCTGGTTCGCCGAGAACCCGACCGAACTCGAGCAGGCCAAGGCGTTGTGCACACAGTGCCCGCTGCGGCGCGAGTGCCTGGCCGCCGCGCTCGAGCGCGCCGAGCCATGGGGCGTGTGGGGTGGCGAGATCCTCGATCAGGGGACCGTCATCGCCCGCAAGCGCCCGAGGGGGCGGCCGCGTAAGCACCCGGTCGCAGCATGA